In one window of Microbacterium natoriense DNA:
- the mmsB gene encoding 3-hydroxyisobutyrate dehydrogenase: MSRVAFLGLGHMGLPMAKNLIAAGHEVRGFDLMDAAVEAAKAAGVPVTEFGIDAVSGAEVVITMFPAGRHVISAYQDGLLAAAEPGTLFIESSTIAVDEARTAHELAVAAGHRNIDAPVSGGVVGAENGTLAFMVGGTDEDFAAALPLLEAMGKRIVHCGGPGLGQAAKVCNNMILAVSQIAVAEAFVLGERLGLEHQALFDVVSQASGQCWSITTNCPVPGPVPTSPANRDYQPGFAGALMAKDLGLALQAIEQTSTDARMGRLAQELYAVYAEGPGATRDFSGIITDIREDLV; the protein is encoded by the coding sequence ATGAGCAGGGTCGCGTTCCTGGGCCTCGGCCACATGGGGCTGCCGATGGCGAAGAACCTCATCGCCGCGGGGCATGAGGTGCGTGGATTCGACCTCATGGACGCCGCGGTGGAGGCGGCCAAGGCAGCGGGCGTGCCGGTGACCGAATTCGGAATCGACGCGGTATCCGGCGCCGAGGTCGTGATCACGATGTTCCCCGCAGGCAGGCACGTGATCTCCGCATACCAGGATGGTCTGCTGGCTGCGGCCGAGCCCGGCACGCTGTTCATCGAATCCTCCACGATCGCCGTCGACGAGGCCCGCACCGCGCACGAGCTCGCGGTCGCCGCCGGGCATCGCAACATCGACGCGCCCGTCTCGGGCGGTGTGGTGGGAGCGGAGAACGGCACTCTCGCGTTCATGGTCGGCGGCACGGATGAGGACTTTGCCGCGGCGCTGCCACTGCTCGAGGCGATGGGAAAGCGCATCGTGCACTGCGGCGGCCCGGGGCTCGGTCAGGCCGCCAAGGTGTGCAACAACATGATCCTCGCAGTCTCGCAGATCGCGGTCGCTGAGGCTTTCGTGCTGGGGGAGCGGCTGGGTCTCGAGCATCAGGCACTGTTCGACGTGGTGTCGCAGGCATCCGGCCAGTGCTGGTCGATCACGACCAACTGCCCGGTTCCGGGGCCCGTGCCGACCAGTCCCGCCAATCGCGACTACCAGCCGGGCTTCGCCGGCGCCCTGATGGCGAAGGACCTCGGCCTCGCGCTGCAGGCGATCGAGCAGACCTCGACGGATGCCAGGATGGGGCGACTCGCGCAGGAGCTCTACGCGGTGTACGCCGAGGGGCCCGGCGCGACCCGAGACTTCTCGGGCATCATCACCGACATCCGCGAGGATCTGGTCTGA
- a CDS encoding acyl-CoA dehydrogenase family protein encodes MTMTTVTTTAEEREAILEAVRDFADTELAPYAAERDEDHLFPRESLNRAGELGLGGIYVREDFGGSGLSRADTVAIFEELAKGDTAVAAYISIHNMVVWMIDTYGDDRQRGEWLPKLTAMEEFGGYCLTEPGAGSDAANISTSAVRDGDHYVLTGMKQFISGAGEAAVYVVMARTGEAGARGISAFLVPGDSENLGFGAPEKKMGWHAQPTRQVIFDGVRVPASAMLGDEGKGFAIAMSALNGGRLNIAACSIGGAQWALDRAVQYVHERVAFGEPLAEKQSIMFAIADMRTDLQAARLMVRDGAQAVDEKAPDATMRCAMAKRFATDAGFDVANKALQLHGGYGYLQDYGIERVVRDLRVHQILEGTNEIMRLIVGREMLRPAGSASMRASS; translated from the coding sequence ATGACAATGACCACCGTCACCACCACCGCCGAGGAACGCGAGGCGATCCTCGAGGCCGTCCGCGACTTCGCCGACACCGAGCTCGCGCCCTACGCTGCGGAGCGCGACGAGGACCACCTCTTCCCGCGGGAATCGCTGAACCGAGCGGGCGAGCTCGGCCTCGGCGGCATCTACGTGCGCGAGGACTTCGGCGGCAGCGGGCTGAGCCGCGCCGACACCGTCGCCATCTTCGAGGAGCTGGCCAAGGGAGACACCGCCGTCGCCGCCTACATCTCGATCCACAACATGGTCGTCTGGATGATCGACACCTACGGCGATGACAGACAGCGCGGCGAATGGCTGCCGAAGCTGACCGCGATGGAGGAGTTCGGCGGGTACTGCCTCACCGAGCCCGGCGCGGGGTCGGATGCCGCCAACATCTCCACCAGCGCGGTTCGCGACGGCGATCACTACGTGCTCACCGGCATGAAGCAGTTCATCTCGGGGGCAGGCGAGGCCGCCGTCTACGTCGTCATGGCCCGCACGGGAGAGGCAGGTGCGCGTGGCATCAGCGCCTTCCTCGTGCCGGGCGACTCGGAGAACCTCGGCTTCGGCGCTCCCGAGAAGAAGATGGGCTGGCACGCCCAGCCCACTCGCCAGGTCATCTTCGATGGCGTGCGCGTACCGGCATCCGCCATGCTCGGAGACGAGGGCAAGGGCTTCGCGATCGCGATGTCGGCGCTCAACGGCGGACGCCTCAACATCGCCGCCTGCTCGATCGGCGGAGCGCAGTGGGCGCTCGATCGTGCAGTGCAGTACGTGCACGAGCGCGTCGCATTCGGCGAGCCGCTGGCCGAGAAGCAGTCGATCATGTTCGCGATCGCCGACATGCGCACCGACCTGCAGGCGGCAAGGCTGATGGTGCGCGACGGCGCGCAGGCCGTCGACGAGAAGGCCCCCGACGCGACCATGCGCTGCGCGATGGCCAAGCGCTTCGCCACGGACGCCGGGTTCGACGTGGCCAACAAGGCCCTTCAGCTGCACGGCGGCTACGGGTACCTTCAGGACTACGGGATCGAGCGGGTCGTGCGTGATCTGCGCGTGCATCAGATCCTGGAAGGGACGAACGAGATCATGCGACTCATCGTCGGACGAGAGATGCTGCGCCCTGCCGGCTCTGCTTCGATGCGGGCCTCATCATGA
- a CDS encoding CoA-acylating methylmalonate-semialdehyde dehydrogenase produces MTRTIPHFVGGSLLTPEVGRFADVFDPSTGAVQARVPLASTGEVREAIDNAEAAQVGWAATNPQKRARVLLRFLDLVQREMQTLAEMLASEHGKTVDDAKGDIQRGLEVIEFAAGAPHLLKGEYSTGAGAGIDVYSMRQPLGVVAAITPFNFPAMIPLWKAGPALAAGNAVVLKPSERDPSVPVRLAELFLEAGLPAGVLNVVHGDKEAVDALLTDDRIRAVGFVGSTPIAEYIYSTAAAHGKRAQCFGGAKNHMIVMPDADLDQAVDALIGAGYGSAGERCMAISVAVPVGQETADALAAKLVERVARLRVGPSLAADVDYGPLVTRAAVERVEGYIQQGIDEGATLLADGRGFTVPGHEEGFYLGPTLFDHVTTDMAIYREEIFGPVLVIARAADYEQALRMANEHEYGNGVAIFTRDGDAARDFAARVEVGMVGVNVPIPVPIAYFTFGGWKRSGFGDLNQHGADAFRFYTKTKTVTSRWPSGIRDGASFVIPTMH; encoded by the coding sequence ATGACTCGCACAATTCCGCATTTCGTGGGCGGATCGCTTCTCACGCCCGAAGTAGGACGCTTCGCGGACGTCTTCGACCCCAGCACTGGCGCCGTGCAGGCACGCGTGCCACTGGCCTCTACAGGCGAGGTCCGCGAAGCGATCGACAACGCCGAGGCGGCGCAGGTCGGCTGGGCGGCGACGAACCCGCAGAAGCGCGCCCGTGTGCTGCTGCGCTTCCTCGATCTGGTCCAGCGCGAGATGCAGACGCTCGCCGAGATGCTCGCGAGCGAGCACGGCAAGACGGTCGATGACGCGAAGGGCGACATCCAGCGCGGCCTCGAGGTCATCGAGTTCGCCGCCGGCGCCCCGCACCTGCTCAAGGGCGAGTACTCCACCGGCGCGGGCGCCGGCATCGACGTGTACTCCATGCGGCAGCCTCTCGGAGTGGTCGCGGCGATCACCCCGTTCAACTTCCCGGCCATGATCCCGCTGTGGAAGGCCGGCCCGGCGCTCGCCGCGGGCAACGCGGTGGTCCTGAAGCCGAGCGAACGCGACCCTTCGGTGCCGGTGCGTCTCGCCGAGCTCTTCCTCGAGGCGGGGTTGCCCGCGGGTGTCCTCAACGTCGTGCACGGCGACAAGGAAGCCGTCGACGCGCTTCTGACCGACGACCGCATCCGTGCCGTCGGCTTCGTCGGGTCCACGCCGATCGCCGAGTACATCTACTCCACCGCGGCGGCCCACGGAAAGCGCGCTCAGTGCTTCGGCGGTGCGAAGAACCACATGATCGTGATGCCGGATGCCGATCTGGACCAAGCCGTAGATGCGCTGATCGGCGCCGGGTACGGCTCGGCGGGGGAGCGCTGCATGGCGATCTCCGTCGCGGTGCCCGTGGGGCAGGAGACGGCGGATGCTCTCGCCGCCAAGCTGGTGGAGCGAGTCGCGCGGCTGCGCGTCGGGCCGTCGCTCGCCGCAGACGTCGACTACGGACCGCTCGTCACCCGCGCCGCTGTCGAGCGGGTGGAGGGTTACATCCAGCAGGGCATCGACGAGGGAGCGACACTGCTCGCCGACGGACGTGGTTTCACGGTGCCCGGACACGAGGAGGGCTTCTACCTCGGCCCGACGCTGTTCGATCACGTCACCACAGACATGGCGATCTACCGTGAGGAGATCTTCGGCCCGGTGCTCGTGATCGCTCGCGCCGCCGACTACGAGCAGGCGCTGCGGATGGCGAACGAGCACGAGTACGGCAACGGCGTCGCGATCTTCACGCGCGACGGCGATGCGGCCCGTGACTTCGCCGCCCGCGTCGAGGTCGGGATGGTCGGCGTCAATGTGCCGATCCCGGTGCCGATCGCGTACTTCACCTTCGGAGGCTGGAAGAGATCGGGTTTCGGCGACCTCAACCAGCACGGCGCCGACGCCTTCCGCTTCTACACGAAGACCAAGACCGTGACCAGCCGCTGGCCGTCGGGCATCCGCGACGGCGCCAGCTTCGTCATCCCCACCATGCACTGA
- a CDS encoding immune inhibitor A domain-containing protein: MSQRTAQARRRALATTTALALATTGFVALGSGAATAAPPNADAPQAPAVIGDDEYYMNYVAPRAEGAFDSSDDSLITSGSARGPYGGSPIERANKNDEKFAQGNPVAARQLAKTEAQSIKTGKSPKALKHSKTTQQAKLLTILVEFDGTDDFSDLYVPTEFGATTCMPGGQQDPTLHNNIPNPADAAQPDNNSMWVSDFSSEHYNKMLFSEDGITERVRTDLTGPDGQPGFDISGYTMKNMYEEMSRGAYSLTGEATAWVSVPHSEGYYGATVCHLNDEGVYEAGPMQDQQGHPDNPLGPGQLPIDAVAAVAAADPDFPWAEYDIEDQGDRDGDGNVNEPDGVIDHVVLVHAGEDKSGGGGKEGTYAIWAHSSAVAGGATIPGTDFKISNYIIQPEDSGVGVFAHEYGHDLGLPDLYDTSNNGNSDVDFWDLMSSGSHSGPIFQSMPTHMGIWDKWVLGWVDPQVVNPGDDPTTIKVGQSSRPKKGTKDGIKINLPDKEIVFTTPHSGAEAWYSGADQSWADARLTRTIDSVPADARFWMWNDYVIEEDWDYGFIEVSTDGGSTWTEQKVYDESGALVSTDDGYNDPNGRMADFGGKKYGLTGSSGGWRHDYVDLTAFAGQSIQIRLRQATDAGFEERGWFSDDFALTSAGAEVWTDDVESGDNGWTATDVSWTDTSGAGWHRDTGTQIKAQFYMVEWRNYDGFDEGLKYGYTTVYSAEGWKVEKVPYNAPGALVWYRDTAYGDANDVVNHVADNLTNLPSYGAKGGLLLVDSHFDPLRRTGAEAALDPSTLKNVSTRAQSSNAAFGLVPTTSFKDCLVDANLANEACTTFAPQAPVSTFTDDQGWVAGIEVRDGQLLNRLRDASVVVPSVNGAPYSTRVVNPDGTPATDAYGLDLGFTVLGTGNPADAGVGYGTVVTVKKSMQGDTAALITVTAPRAG, from the coding sequence ATGTCTCAACGGACGGCTCAAGCACGACGGCGTGCTTTGGCGACGACGACGGCGCTCGCACTGGCGACCACCGGATTCGTGGCCCTCGGCTCCGGCGCGGCCACCGCGGCCCCGCCGAATGCGGATGCCCCTCAGGCTCCGGCAGTGATCGGCGACGACGAGTACTACATGAACTACGTGGCACCGCGGGCGGAAGGCGCATTCGACTCATCCGACGACTCGCTGATCACGAGCGGCAGCGCCAGAGGCCCGTATGGCGGCAGCCCCATCGAACGGGCGAACAAGAACGACGAGAAGTTCGCGCAGGGCAACCCGGTGGCGGCGAGGCAGCTCGCGAAGACCGAGGCTCAATCGATCAAGACCGGCAAGAGCCCCAAGGCGCTGAAGCACTCGAAGACCACGCAGCAGGCGAAGCTGCTCACGATCCTGGTCGAGTTCGACGGCACCGACGACTTCTCCGACCTCTACGTCCCCACCGAGTTCGGCGCCACGACCTGCATGCCGGGCGGTCAGCAGGATCCGACCCTGCACAACAACATCCCGAACCCCGCAGATGCGGCACAGCCCGACAACAACAGCATGTGGGTGTCGGACTTCTCCTCCGAGCACTACAACAAGATGCTGTTCTCCGAGGACGGCATCACCGAGCGGGTGCGCACCGATCTGACGGGGCCCGACGGACAGCCCGGATTCGACATCTCGGGTTACACGATGAAGAACATGTACGAGGAGATGTCGCGCGGCGCATACTCCCTCACGGGCGAAGCGACGGCGTGGGTCTCCGTGCCGCATTCCGAGGGATACTACGGCGCGACGGTCTGCCATCTGAACGACGAGGGCGTGTACGAGGCCGGCCCGATGCAGGACCAGCAGGGCCACCCTGACAACCCGCTCGGACCCGGCCAGCTGCCGATCGATGCTGTCGCAGCCGTCGCCGCGGCCGACCCGGACTTCCCCTGGGCCGAATACGACATCGAGGACCAGGGCGACCGTGACGGCGACGGCAACGTCAACGAACCCGACGGCGTGATCGACCACGTCGTCCTCGTGCACGCCGGCGAGGACAAGTCGGGCGGCGGCGGCAAGGAGGGCACCTACGCGATCTGGGCGCATTCCTCGGCTGTGGCCGGCGGCGCCACGATCCCCGGCACCGACTTCAAGATCTCGAACTACATCATCCAGCCGGAGGACTCGGGCGTCGGCGTGTTCGCTCACGAGTACGGTCACGACCTCGGTCTGCCCGACCTGTACGACACGTCGAACAACGGCAACTCCGACGTCGACTTCTGGGATCTGATGAGCTCGGGATCGCACTCGGGCCCGATCTTCCAGTCGATGCCGACGCACATGGGCATCTGGGACAAGTGGGTGCTCGGCTGGGTGGACCCGCAGGTCGTGAACCCCGGTGACGACCCGACGACGATCAAGGTCGGTCAGTCATCACGGCCGAAGAAGGGCACGAAGGACGGCATCAAGATCAACCTCCCCGACAAGGAGATCGTGTTCACCACGCCGCACAGCGGCGCGGAGGCGTGGTACTCGGGCGCCGATCAGAGCTGGGCGGATGCACGCCTGACCCGCACGATCGACTCCGTGCCCGCCGACGCGCGTTTCTGGATGTGGAACGACTACGTGATCGAGGAGGACTGGGATTACGGCTTCATCGAGGTCTCGACCGACGGCGGAAGCACCTGGACCGAGCAGAAGGTCTATGACGAGTCCGGGGCGCTGGTGTCCACAGATGACGGCTACAACGACCCGAACGGGCGCATGGCCGACTTCGGCGGCAAGAAGTACGGCCTCACCGGGTCGTCCGGCGGCTGGCGCCACGACTACGTCGATCTGACGGCGTTCGCCGGGCAGAGCATCCAGATCCGCCTTCGTCAGGCGACGGATGCCGGCTTCGAGGAGCGCGGCTGGTTCTCCGACGACTTCGCGCTGACGAGCGCCGGCGCCGAGGTCTGGACCGACGACGTCGAGTCGGGCGACAACGGCTGGACCGCAACGGATGTCAGCTGGACCGACACGAGTGGCGCCGGCTGGCACCGCGACACCGGCACGCAGATCAAGGCGCAGTTCTACATGGTCGAGTGGCGCAACTACGACGGATTCGACGAAGGCCTGAAGTACGGATACACCACGGTGTACTCCGCCGAGGGCTGGAAGGTCGAGAAGGTGCCGTACAACGCGCCCGGCGCGCTCGTCTGGTACCGCGACACCGCCTATGGTGATGCGAACGATGTGGTGAACCACGTCGCCGACAACCTGACGAACCTGCCGAGCTACGGAGCCAAGGGCGGTCTGCTGCTCGTCGACAGTCACTTCGATCCGCTGCGCCGCACCGGAGCCGAAGCAGCTCTCGACCCGTCGACGCTGAAGAACGTCTCCACCCGCGCACAGTCGTCGAACGCCGCGTTCGGCCTCGTGCCGACCACGTCGTTCAAGGACTGCCTGGTCGACGCGAACCTCGCCAACGAGGCATGCACGACGTTCGCTCCGCAGGCGCCGGTGAGCACCTTCACGGACGACCAGGGTTGGGTCGCCGGCATCGAGGTGCGGGACGGTCAGCTGTTGAACCGTCTGCGTGACGCCTCGGTCGTCGTGCCCTCGGTGAACGGGGCGCCCTACTCGACGCGAGTGGTGAACCCCGACGGCACCCCGGCGACCGACGCGTACGGTCTCGACCTCGGGTTCACGGTGCTCGGCACCGGCAACCCCGCGGACGCGGGCGTAGGCTACGGCACGGTGGTCACGGTCAAGAAGTCGATGCAGGGCGACACCGCCGCCCTCATCACGGTGACCGCGCCGCGCGCGGGCTGA